Below is a genomic region from Staphylococcus carnosus.
CGGAAAAAGGGTAAAGCCTATAATAGAAGATTATTTCAATAATTAATTAAAGGAGCATATCAATATGTTATTACGTTATTTAAACAACATTAAAGTAGGTAAAGAATTATTACAAGCATCAGAACCAAAATTAAAAGGTGATCCGCAAATGAAAGATGCATTTGAAAATCATTTCGGTTTACCAAGTAAAATGGTTACAGTAGCAGGTACTTTGGAAGCAACAAGCGGTCTATTATATCTTTTAAGCTTCGGCAATAAAAAAATGACTCGTATTGCTTCATTAATTACATTTGGTGTTTTAGGCGTAGCAGCTTACAAACATTATGAAGCTGGAGATGG
It encodes:
- a CDS encoding DoxX family protein is translated as MLLRYLNNIKVGKELLQASEPKLKGDPQMKDAFENHFGLPSKMVTVAGTLEATSGLLYLLSFGNKKMTRIASLITFGVLGVAAYKHYEAGDGKAGAQHALDLLKLAGLSTLDTITLPNCKK